From the Leptospira congkakensis genome, the window AAAACTACAAACGTAGAACCGCAAACGACTTGTTAAATGCAAGAAAAGAATCCATTAAAAAGTTTGCGGAAGGACTGACGGGAGCTCTCGACAACTTAGAACGAGTTTCTAATGTTCCGAACCAAACTCCGGAAGTGGTAGCTTTCGTAGAAGGGATCAAGATGGTTCAAAAGGAATTTTATTCCGTATTGGAAAAGGAAGGAATCAAACGTTTAGATCCGAAAGGAATGCCGTTTGATCCTATGCTTATGGAAGCAATTGCTTCTGAGGAAAGTGCAGAGTTTGTCGAAGAGACTGTTGTGGAAACTTACCAAGCTGGTTATTACCATGAAGATGGTGAAAACAAACAATCCATTCGACCTGCACGTGTGAAAGTGGGAAAACCACAAAGTTAATATTAGAAAGAAGGAGAAGACTATGTCTAAGGAAAAAATCATAGGTATCGATTTAGGAACCACTAACTCTTGTGTGGCGGTTATGGAAGGTGGAGATCCTGTTGTCATTCAAAACTCAGAAGGGGCAAGAACGACTCCTTCGATTGTTGCCTTTACCGCAAAGGGTGAAACCATTGTGGGTCAGTTCGCAAAGAACCAGGCAATTACGAATGCAGTAAATACAATCCGTTCTGCGAAACGTTTTATCGGTCGTCGTTTTAACGAAGCTGGTGACGAATCAAAGATGGTATCTTACAAAGTGATCCGTGCTGGAAATGATGGTGTAAAATTTGAAACCGTTTCTGGTGAATTCACTCCACAAGAAATTGCGGCTCGTGTTCTTCAAAAAATGAAGAAAACTGCGGAAGACTTTCTTGGCCATGAAGTAAAAAAAGCAGTGGTGACTGTTCCTGCTTACTTCAATGACGAACAAAGACAAGCAACAAAAGACGCAGGTCGAATTGCTGGTCTCGAAGTAGAACGTATCATCAACGAACCAACTGCAGCAGCTCTTGCTTATGGTTTTGATAAGAAAAAAACCAGTGCAAAGATCGCCGTATACGACTTAGGTGGTGGAACTTTTGACGTTTCTATCCTAGAACTTGGTGATGGCGTATTCGAAGTAAAATCCACAAATGGGGACACCCATCTTGGTGGTGACGACTTTGATAACGTAGTTATGCAGTGGATGATCGACGAATTCAAAAAACAAACAGGAATTGATATTTCTGGGGATAAAAACACCGTACAACGATTGAAAGAAGCTGCTGAAAAAGCTAAAATCGAGTTGTCTGGAACATCTTCCACTCAAATCAACCTTCCATTCATCACAGCAGATGCTTCTGGTCCAAAACATTTGGATATGACACTCACCAAAGCAAAGTTTGATGAAATCACAAGATCTCTTGTGGAAAGAACACGTATCCCATGTATCAATGCATTAAAAGATGCAGGTCTTTCTGCTAGCGAAATTGATGAAGTCATCCTTGTGGGTGGATCCATTCGTATCCCTGCGGTGCAAGCTCTTGTAAAAGAAATTTTTGGTAAAGAACCAAACAAATCTGTAAACCCTGATGAAGTGGTGGCAGTTGGTGCGGCAATCCAAGGGGGAGTTCTTGCTGGTGAAGTAACAGATGTATTGTTACTCGATGTAACTCCACTATCTCTTGGGATTGAAACTCTCGGTGGTGTGATGACAAAACTCATCGAAAGAAACACAACCATTCCTACAAGAAAGTCACAAGTGTTCTCTACTGCTGCAGACAGCCAAACAACAGTTTCGGTTCATGTATTACAAGGGGAACGTGAAATGGCAAGTGCGAATAGAACCCTCGGTCGTTTTGATCTAGTGGGAATTCCATCTGCACCAAGAGGAGTACCTCAAATCGAAGTAACATTTGATATCGACGCAAACGGTATTGTCCATGTATCTGCGAAAGATTTAGGAACAGGAAAAGAACAAAAGATTCGTATTGAATCTTCTACTGGATTGTCAGAAGAAGAAATCAAAAAGATGGTTAAGGATGCAGAAGCACACGCAGAAGAAGATAAAAAACTTCGCGAAGCTGCTGATACTAAAAACGAATTGGAAGCCATTGTTTACCAATTAGAAAAAACCATTGGTGAATCTGCTGACAAACTCGACGAATCAGAAAAACAAAGAGCACAGGACGAAATCAAACGCGGCCGTGAAGCTATGGAATCTGGTGACGTAGAAAGAATGAAAGCTTCCCGTGATTCTATCCAAGAAGTCGCAATGCAAATTGGACAAAAGATTTATTCACAAGCTGGCCCTGAAGCAGGAGCCCCAGGTGCAGACCAAGCGGGTGCTGCGGGTCAAGGTGCAAGTGAATCTTCTGCCGGTGGCGAAAAGGTCGTTGATGCGGATTACACCGTAGTTGATGAAGATAAAAAATAAATAGAGAAAAAGAAGTAAAACTATGAGCGACCGTGGTTACTACGAAGTATTAGGCGTTTCGAAAGGTGCCTCTGATGATGAGATCAAGAGCGCCTATCGTAAGTTAGCCATTAAATATCACCCTGATAAAAATAAGGGTGATAAAGAAGCGGAAGAAAAATTCAAAGAGGCAACTGAGGCCTATGAAGTGTTACGTGATGCACAAAAACGTGCAGCGTACGATCAGTACGGCAAGGCAGGTGTGAACGCGGGAGCCGGTGGAGGATATGGAGCAGGTGCTTATACAGACTTCTCTGATATCTTTGGCGACTTCGGTGATATCTTCAGTGAGTTTTTCGGAGGCGGAGGTGGTGGCGGTAGCCGCGGTGGTGGAAGAAGGTCCGGTCCTCAAAGAGGATCGGATTTACGTTATAATTTAGAAGTTAGTTTAGAAGATGCGGCCCTCGGAAAAGAATATAAAATAGAAATCCCAAGACTTGAAACTTGTGTGGATTGTTCCGGTTCGGGAGCCTCCAAAGGATCTTCGCCTACAGTTTGTCCTGATTGTTCGGGAACAGGCCAGGTGCGAAGAACCCAAGGATTTTTTAGTGTGACAACCACTTGCCCTCGTTGTAAAGGAAAAGGAAAAGTCATTTCCAATCCTTGTAAAACTTGTAAGGGTGAGGGACTAACAGAGAAAAGACGAACTATTCATATTAAAATTCCTGCCGGTGTTGAATCTGGTAGCCGACTCAAAGTTTCTGGCGAAGGTGAGTCTGGCCCGAACGGCGGCCCTAGTGGAGATTTGTATGTAGTCACACATATCAAAAAACACCCAACCTTTGAGCGCCAAGGTAACGATTTAATTGTTCAAAAAACAATTTCTTTATCAATGGCTTGCCTCGGTGGTGAGATTGAAGTGCCTTCGATTGATGGAAAGACCATCAACTTGAAAATTCCAGAAGGAACAGAGAGTGGACAAATCTTCCGATTGAAAGGACATGGAATCCCTTACCTAGGTTCTTATGGTAAAGGGGACCAACACGTAATCATCAAAGTAGAAATTCCTAAGAAACTTTCTAAAAAACAGAGAGAACTTATGGAAGAATTTGCCCGTGAGTCCGGCGAAAAGGTCGGCAGTGGCGGAAAATCTAAGTTGTTTTTCCGCTGAACTTTTGGAGTATTGAGAGCATCTATGGATAAAAAAGTCCGACTCGGAGTCATTGGTACTGGTCATATGGGCCAATACCACGTAAACGTTGCTAAACAGCTTTCTGATGCTGAACTCATCGGAATATTTGATGCCAGCTTGGAACGCGCCAATCAAATTGCTGAAAAACATAAAACAAAAGCGTTTCCTACAATTGAAGAATTGTTAGCAGAAACAGATGCTTTGGTTATCGCTGCACCAACATTCCTTCATCACAAGATCGCAAAACAGGCATTAGCTGCAAAGAAACATGTTTTGGTTGAAAAACCAATTTCACAAACTGTGGAAGAAGCAAAAGAACTAGTGGCTTTAGCAAAACAAAACAATTTGATTTTGCAAGTTGGGCACGTGGAAAGGTTTAATGGAGCGGTTTTGGAACTTGGAAAAATTGCTGAACATCCACTCCTCATTGAATCCAGAAGGATTGCACCTTATAATAGCCGAATCACTGATGTTGGTGTTGTTTTGGATATGATGATCCATGATATTGATATTGTTTTAAACTTGGTAAAATCGGAAGTGACGAATGTCAAAGCAGTTGGATCATCAATTGTATCCAACCATGAAGATGTTGCAAGTGTGGTTCTTACTTTTGCTAACGGATGTGTTGCATCTCTCAATGCTTCGCGTGCTTCCCAAGCAAAAATCAGAACACTCAATATCTCTCAAAAAGATTCATATGTATTTTTAGATTTTACAAACCAAGAAATTGAGTTACATAGACAAGCAAGTTCTACTACTCAACTTGGTAGTGGTGAAATTAAATACCGACAAGAATCCATTGTGGAAAAAATCTTTGTTCACAAAGATAACCCTCTCAAACAGGAACATGAGCACTTTGTAAAATGTATCAAAGGAGAATCCGAACCAATGGTGAAGGGTGATTCTGATATTAAAACATTAGAAGTGGCTTATAAAATCCTGGAAGAAATTCACGGGAAAAAATAATGACAAATATTCCTGATTCAACTCGCGGAAAGTTACTCATTTCCAATTCTAGTGTGATTCAGGATTTTTTTCACAAATCCGTTGTCCTTATGGTAGACCATGACGACGACGGGGCTTTTGGTTTGGTTTTAAACAAACCTACTGACCAAACCATGGAATCCTTAATCAAAAACCTTCCAGATACCGCATACTCCAGCAAACAAGTGTTTTCTGGTGGTCCTGTGGACAATATGTTCGTATCCATTCTTCATAATGGAAAACAAACAGAAGATCCTGGTGTTGAAATTGTTCCTGGTATTTATATGGCGAGAAGTTTTGATACAATGATCGAAGTTCTTTCCTCTGATCAAATTCAATTTCGTGTTCTACAAGGATATGCAGGTTGGTCTTCCGGCCAATTGGAAAGTGAATTCGAAAGATTGTCTTGGGTGGTTTCGGATCATGTGGATGAATCCATCGTTTTTAATGAAGACGAATCAGAAGTTATCTGGCGAGAAGCACTACGAAGTAAGGGTGGAATCTACAAATACTTTGTTGACCATACAAAAGATCCATCTCTCAATTGATTCACTGAATTAGTCACCGATATGAAACTACCATCCAAAAAGATTGTGCTCAGTTCGGGTTCCTCACCTCTAGGAAAAGAACTTTTACCACTTCTATTAACAGAAGGAGCACTGGTTGTCGTTGGTGACTCAAATCCTGAAGAAATTCCCAATCATCCCAATCTTCAAAAATATAAAATCGATACAACCAAACCAGAGCAGATGGAACGTTTGATTGAATCGGCCATTGAAACATTAGATAAAATAGATGTTTTTATTTTAAATTCTGAACAAATCACTTATGCGGAAGATGAAAAAGAAGATTGGAATAGATTAAAAGTTTTATTCAATGCAAACACTTTAGCCCCCATTCACACCATACAACGATTAACGAATTTAATTTCTGTTGGGCTTCATATAGTCGTAGTTAGTTCTGATTTAAGTAAAACTCCAACCCCAGGATTTGGATTGTATGGATCTTCCAAATCTGCTTTGGATTATTTTTGGGATTCCTTTCGTGGACAAATAGGAAGAGAGTTTCGATTTTCTCGAATCATTGCTTTGGAGCCGAAATTTTCTCTGCCAAGCCGACTGGCAAAGCGAGTTTTGAAATCGGTAATTAGGCCGAAAAAACGTCGGTACGAACATTTTTACCAATTGGGAAATCGATTTTTGTTAAAATTTTTACCTTTTTTAAGTTTTTTCCGAACCTTGGTCTATGCTTTTCGCCTAAAACAAGAGAAAAAGAGAAAAATTTCTTCGAACAATCTCTCTCCAACTACTGAAAATTAATCATTCAGTACTCTTTATAAACACTCTTATCCTTCCAATTCATTCGATGCTTAATTTATAAACAGAAAATCGCCACCGCTCAGTCTACTTATGTCAGATGGAGTTCCAATCCATGGTTTTGGTCATTTCTTCCATTTGGTACAAATATTGCTAACTAAGTAAGCAGAGGGTACCCCCATGTTTATCGCAGACTATAGTGCCAAAAATATATATGATGAGATGTTTTCCAGCGAAGGTTTTCCTCGCAAAAGTTATGACTTCGTAAAAACAAAAATGGAGAGTTTGGGTGGGATCGAACTCGTAAAACGTAGTACTTCGGCAGAAAGGGCTCTCATGTCACTTGGGATCACCTTTACTTTGTATGGTGATGGAGGTGAACAAGAAAGGATCATGCCTTTTGATGTCATTCCTCGTATTGTTCCAAGTGAAGAATGGATCAGTATGGAAAAAGGACTCAAACAAAGAATCCAAGCACTTAATTTATTTTTAACAGATATTTATGGAGAAGGAAAAATTCTTAAAGATAAAATCATTCCTCGCGAATTGATTGAGTCAAGTTCCGGATACCTCAAACAATGTATTGGTTTAAAACCTCCCAAAGATATTTGGATTCATATTACTGGAACGGATTTGGTGCGTGATGGAGCTGGTGCCTTCCATGTGTTAGAAGATAACTTACGTTGTCCATCTGGTGTTTCTTATGTATTGGAAAACCGTGAAGTGATGAAACGAACTTTTCCTGAACTATTTGAAAAGTTAAACATCCGCCAAGTTTATGATTATCCTTATCACTTAAGATCAATGTTAGAGAATCTAACAGACGTAGTCGATCCAGTGATTGCTGTTTGGACTCCTGGTGTTTTTAACTCTGCGTACTATGAACATAGCTTTTTAGCACAAAAGATGGGAGTATATCTTGTTGAAGGATCGGATCTCATCGTAGAAAATCACAAAGTTTATATGAAAACTACCAAAGGACTTCGTAAAGTCGATGTGATTTATCGAAGGATTGATGATACCTTTATGGATCAGTCAAGTTTTAGGCCGGACTCTTTACTTGGTGTGAAAGGAATTTTTGAAGCATTCAAAAGAGGAAATGTTGCCCTTGCCAATGCTCCTGGAACTGGAGTGGCTGATGATAAAGTAATTTATTCTTATGTTCCTAAGATCATTAAATACTACCTAGGTGAAGAACCGATCATTCCGAATGTTCCTACTTACCTTTGTTCTGAAGAAGCCGATTTAAAATTTGTTTTGGATAACATTCACAACCTGGTTGTCAAAGCTGCAAATGGTGCTGGTGGTTATGGAATGATCATTGGTCCAAAAGCAAGTAAACAAGAACAAGAAGATTTTAAGGAACTGATCAAAGCAGATCCAAGAAATTATATTGCTCAGCCGGTTTTAAATCTTTCCACAGTTCCTACGCTCATTGCAGATAAAATCGAATCAAGACATGTTGATTTAAGGCCGTTCATTTTGTACGGAAAAGATATATATGTAATGCCGGGTGGATTAACTCGCGTTGCGCTTCGTAAAGGATCACTTGTGGTCAATTCATCCCAGGGAGGCGGTTCAAAAGACACCTGGGTTCTAGGATAAAGGTGTTATATGTTAAGCCGAGTTGCCGAATCAGTTTTTTGGATGAATCGATATATCGAGAGGGCAGAAAATTACTCAAGATTTATTGATGTCAATCACCAGTTATCTTTAGATTTGCATGAAGAGGTGCCGAACCAATGGTTGCCTCTCGTACATACTACAGGAGATATTGAATTGTTTGAGAAAAGGTATTCTAGCCCAAGTCCGGTCAATGTCATACGGTTTATGACTTTTGACGAAGAGAATCCGAATTCTATTTTTCAATGTCTTTCGAGAGCCCGTGAGAATGCCCGAACCATTCGCGAAAACATTTCCACTTCTATGTGGGAAGTGTTAAACGAGTTTTATCTCTTTGTAAAAGATTATCGTAAAGTTTACTTAGAAAGTTCTGAACTACATGGAGATACTCTTTCGATGGGGCTCTCCGATTTTCTCAGTACAGTTCGAAAAAGTTGCCAAAGTTTTTATGGATGTTCTGATGCTACCATCTCTCATGATGAGGTTTGGAACTTTTCCTTGTTGGGCAGGTTCTTAGAACGAGCAGACAAAACCACACGAATCTTAGATATGAAGTACTTTATCCTACTTCCTTCTGTTCATGATGTGGGTTCCACATTAGATTTATTACAGTGGTTATCCCTTTTGAAATCGGCATCTGCACATGAGATGTACAATCAAAAATACAAACGTGTTGATCCCACTGATATTGCAGAGTTTTTGATTTTGAATGAAACCTTTCCTAGATCCATTTTCTTTTGTATCCAAGAGATGCAAGAGGCTTTGGAAAAAATTTCTGGAATTAAGGAAGGTTTGCCAAGGAACTTAGCGCAAGATGCAACTACAGTTTATTTGAATCGTTTGCGATCAGAAAATATCAAATCCATTTTTGATAAAGGTCTACATGAATACTTAGATGATATTCAAATAGAACTCAATCATATAGGTTCCAAAATTGTGGAACGATTTTTTACAAACTAACTATGAGCATACGAGTTGCACTGTCCCATATTACAACCTACCAATATGATAAGTCGATAAAATTATCACCTCATGTGATCCGGCTTAGGCCAGCTCCACATACCAAAAATCATATTGTTTCTTATTCTCTAAATATATTACCGGAACAAAAATTTCTTAACTGGCAACAAGATCCATTTGGGAATTATTTGGCTCGGTTGGTATTTCCAGAAAAAACCAATATCTTACAAGTAGCAGTTGATTTAGTAACTGATTTAAAGGTAATCAATCCCTTTGATTTTTTTGTAGAAGAGTATGCAGAGAACTTTCCTTTTACATACGATAAGGTATTAAAAAAAGAACTCGCTCCTTACTTAAAAGTTAAAAAACCCGGGAAGTTACTTGCCCCATACTTAAAAACAATCGATAAAACGCCGAGAAGAACTGTTGAATTTTTAGTTGCTTTGAATGCAAAAATTTACTCTGACGTTGGTTATGTGATCCGTATGGAACCAGGGATCCAAACTCCAGAATTCACTCTTTCTTCAAGAATGGGATCTTGTCGTGATTCTGCTTATTTACTTGTCCAAATTCTTAGAAATATGGGTCTTGCGGCAAGATTTGTATCTGGTTATTTGATCCAATTAAAAGCCGATGTAAAGTCTTTGGATGGACCTTCTGGTGCGGAATCTGATTTCACTGACCTACATGCCTGGGCAGAAGTTTATATTCCAGGTGCAGGTTGGGTGGGTCTTGATCCTACCTCTGGTCTTTTTACAGGAGAAGGGCATATCCCTTTGGCGGCCACACCGGAACCAGAATCAGCTGGTCCGATTTATGGTTTTGCAGAAAAAGCCAAAGCAGAGTTTTCCTTTCATATGGGAGTGGAACGTGTTTTAGAAACTCCAAGGGTCACCTTACCTTACCAAGGCGAAGATTGGGAACGAATCATTCGGTTGGGTGATTCGATTGATAAACGAATTCGAAAAAATGATATAAGACTTACGATTGGTGGAGAACCAACTTTTGTATCTACGGAGAATCGGGAAGCACCGGAATGGAATTTTGATGCCCTAGGTTTTGAAAAATATTCTAAATCAGAACAACTCATCAAACGGCTGGGGAAACATTTTGCTCCTGGCGGACTTTTACAATACGGCCAAGGGAAATGGTATCCAGGGGAACCTGTCCCTCGTTGGGCGATGATTTCTTATTGGCGTAAAGATGGTGAACCTATTTGGAACCATCCCTATTTACTTGCGGATGATCGTTATACAGGTTCAGCCACAACAGAAGATGCAAGAAGATTCATTAGTGTTCTCGGGAGCCGATTAAATATACCTTCCAAATCAATTCATACTGCTTATGAAGATAATTTATATTATCTTTGGCAAGAAGCAAATCTACCAACAGAAACCGAATTGATGTTAGATGGATTGAACACTTACGATAAAATGGAACGGGAACGTATTTTAAGAGTCATTGATTCTGGTATCCATCGCGAAGTCGGTTATACAATCCCACTGGATTATGATGTTTTCCGGTCATCTTGGATATCAGATGAATGGAGTTTTCGCCGAGGAAAAATGTTTTTAATTCCTGGTGATTCACCCATTGGGCTCAGGCTTCCCTTACACTCATTAGGTGGAAAACCATATTATCCTTATCCGGAAGATCCTTCGACTCCCAAACCTTCTTTACCAAAAGCAAAGGAATTGGGTCAATCTCCATTTTCATCAACAAACGTTAGTTATTCTATTGGAGGAATTCATACAAGGACAGCTCTATGTGTGGAACCTAGAAATGGAAACATTCGGGTGTTTTTACCACCAATCCAATCATTGGAAGGTTGGCTCCGTCTCATTTACGCTATTGAACAGACTGCTTTAGAAACCGATATACCGATTGTATTGGAAGGTTATGAAGCTCCTCATGATCCTAGACTCAATCGTTTTAAGATCACACCGGATCCTGGAGTGATTGAGGTCAATTTTCATCCATCTTCTTCTTTTGGAGAAATTGTTGAAAAAACGCAGGTTCTATATGAAGAAGCCACGCAACTACGATTGACTGCAGAAAAATTTTTGATTGATGGTCGTCATTCTGGTACTGGTGGTGGAAATCATATCACTCTCGGTGGTGCTTCTGTTGGTGATAGTCCATTTTTAAGAAAACCTTCGCTTTTACGAAGTTTGGTGGCATATTGGCAAAATCATCCAGGACTCTCTTATTTGTTTTCTGGAATGTTCATTGGCCCGACTTCTCAATCACCAAGAATTGATGAAGCTAGAAATGATTCCTTACACGAATTAAAAATTGCCTTCCAACAAATTGATTCTAATCGGCACACACCACCTTGGATGTTGGATCGAGTTTTAAGAAATATCTTAATTGATATTACTGGGAATACTCACCGAACAGAAATTTCGATTGATAAACTTTTTGATCCTGGTTCGCCTACCGGGCGTTTGGGGCTTATTGAAATGCGTGCGTTTGAAATGCCTCCTCATTACCAGATGAGTGTCATCCAACAAGCATTTATGATGGCAATCATTTGTCGATTTTGGGAAGATCCATACTATGGAAGTCCAATCAATTGGAATACGGAGTTACATGATCGTTTTATGTTGCCTTACTTTGTGTATCGTGACTTTAAGGAAGTGATCCAAGATTTGCAGAATAGTGGCTTTGGATTTTTATCAAAAGACTTTGATCCATTTTTTGAATTTAGATTTCCTCAATATGGAATTTGTTATTTGGATGGAATGGAAATTGAATTACGAATGGCTTTAGAACCTTGGAACGTACTTGGTGAAGAAAATACAGCACAAGGAACTTCAAGAGGAGTAGACTCTGCAACTGAACGAGTTCAAGTCAAAGTCAAAGGATTTCATCCAGAAAGATATCGTTTGAGTTGCAACGGGTACGAAGTTCCGCTACAACCTACATCTGTTCAAAATGAATTTGTTGCTGGAGTCAGGTTTAAGGCTTGGTCTCCTGTTTTTACTTTACACCCACAAATACCTGCGCAACAGTCTTTAGTGTTTGATGTTTATGATACTTGGAATCATAGAGCACTCGGAGGATGTACGTATCATGTATCCCATCCAGGAGGATTGTCTTACCAAACTATTCCTATTAATGGGTATGAAGCAGAATCCAGAAGGATCTCTCGTTTTTGGACTCATGGACATAAGATTGGAAAAAGCCTTCCACCAATTCGATTGGAAAATAAAGCCTTCCCATCAACATTGGATCTTAGGATGGTAACATTCAAGTAGATGATGACACAAGATCCTTATCATTTAATCGGAAATTATAAAACGATTCCTGGAGTTTATGATGAACTCTATGATGCTGATGGTCAAATTCGAAACAAATATAAGTTTTTAGTTAAATCCTTTCAAGAGTTAGGGCCCGCAGAACTTGTCAATCGTAGACGTGATACGGATCGAATTCTTAGAGAGAATGGTGTTACATATAACTTATACCAATCAGACTCACCAGAAGCAAAGGAAAGACCTTGGGATTTGGATTTGTTTCCTTTGGTTATGGAAAGTGAAGAGTGGCGTGTTTTAGAAAGAGGGTTAAACCAACGGGCCGATTTGTTAGATGCTCTTGTCAGAGATGTTTACTCCAAAAGACGCCTGTTATACGAAAAAAAAATTCCTCCCGAAATTCTTTTTAATGAATCTTCTTTTTTGCGCGCTTGTGATGGAATGTATGATTCCAATCACTTCCTTACTAAAAATCCAGCTCTATTATTTTTTGTTTGTGATTTGATTCGTGCTGCCGATGGCAACTTTTACGTTTTAAATGATAGGGTCCAAGCACCTTCTGGTTCTGGTTATTCATTAGAAAATCGAATTGTACTATCTCGAATTTTCCCAAGTATGTACCGCGATGCGATGGTTCACCGTGTTGCCGTTTATTTTCGGTCCCTTCGTAAATCATTAACTCAACTAGCGGGTGTTACTGGTCGCGAGCCAGTGATTGTTTTGTTAACACCTGGTCCATCGAACGAAACATATTTTGAACATGCCTACCTTGCTGGTTATTTGGGTTATACGCTTGTACAAGGTGAAGATTTAACTGTTAGAAAAAATAAAGTTTATATGAAAACCGTAGAAGGTTTACAACAAATCGATTTGATTCTAAGAAGGGTCGATGATGATTTTATGGATCCATTAGAACTAAGAGGGGATTCACTTTTGGGAGTTCCTGGACTTTTGGAATCGGTTCGTTCGGGACATGTCAAAATCGCAAATCCCATCGGAACCGGATTTTTAGAAAACCGAGCCCTATTACCATTTTATTCTGACCTATGTCGTTTTTATTTAGGAGAGGATTTGATCCTTCCTATGGCTCCTACCTATTGGATGGGAACAAAAGAACATTTCCAATTGGTATTACAAAATCCCGAAAAATTTGTTTTTAAAACTGTATCACGCACTGATGAAGAAAAACCAGTTACCTTTATCGAACTGAGTGGAGAAAGAAAGGATTCGTTTTTACAAAAACTAAAATCATTCCCCAATCGTTTCATCGCACAAGAAATGATCGCATCTGCCACCGTACCAGTATTAGGTGAAAATGGGTTTCGACCAGGTCGAGCGATCATGAGAACCTTTGTATCTTCTTCCGGCTCCGGTTACCAAACAATGGCTGGTGGTTTGGTAAGAGTATCTCCTTCCTTAGATGATTTCTTTATTACGAGCCAAAGAGGAGCTTGGAGTAAAGACCTTTGGGTTCTTGCAACTGAAACACAAAAAGAAGAATCTTTACTTGTGGCAAAATCAGACCAAGTGATGATTTCCAGAAAAAGTTCCGGAGTCCCTAGTCGTGTGGCTGATAATTTATTCTGGTTGGCAAGGTATTTGGAACGATCCGAAAACCAAACAAGGGTCATACGAGAAGCTGTTTATAAAATTTTACAAGTAGAAGACGGTTACGAAAGAGAATCTTTAGAAAATTCATTAAAACTAGTAACACATGTAACCAATAGTTATCCAGGTTTTCTT encodes:
- a CDS encoding circularly permuted type 2 ATP-grasp protein, producing MFIADYSAKNIYDEMFSSEGFPRKSYDFVKTKMESLGGIELVKRSTSAERALMSLGITFTLYGDGGEQERIMPFDVIPRIVPSEEWISMEKGLKQRIQALNLFLTDIYGEGKILKDKIIPRELIESSSGYLKQCIGLKPPKDIWIHITGTDLVRDGAGAFHVLEDNLRCPSGVSYVLENREVMKRTFPELFEKLNIRQVYDYPYHLRSMLENLTDVVDPVIAVWTPGVFNSAYYEHSFLAQKMGVYLVEGSDLIVENHKVYMKTTKGLRKVDVIYRRIDDTFMDQSSFRPDSLLGVKGIFEAFKRGNVALANAPGTGVADDKVIYSYVPKIIKYYLGEEPIIPNVPTYLCSEEADLKFVLDNIHNLVVKAANGAGGYGMIIGPKASKQEQEDFKELIKADPRNYIAQPVLNLSTVPTLIADKIESRHVDLRPFILYGKDIYVMPGGLTRVALRKGSLVVNSSQGGGSKDTWVLG
- a CDS encoding alpha-E domain-containing protein encodes the protein MLSRVAESVFWMNRYIERAENYSRFIDVNHQLSLDLHEEVPNQWLPLVHTTGDIELFEKRYSSPSPVNVIRFMTFDEENPNSIFQCLSRARENARTIRENISTSMWEVLNEFYLFVKDYRKVYLESSELHGDTLSMGLSDFLSTVRKSCQSFYGCSDATISHDEVWNFSLLGRFLERADKTTRILDMKYFILLPSVHDVGSTLDLLQWLSLLKSASAHEMYNQKYKRVDPTDIAEFLILNETFPRSIFFCIQEMQEALEKISGIKEGLPRNLAQDATTVYLNRLRSENIKSIFDKGLHEYLDDIQIELNHIGSKIVERFFTN
- a CDS encoding DUF2126 domain-containing protein; translation: MSIRVALSHITTYQYDKSIKLSPHVIRLRPAPHTKNHIVSYSLNILPEQKFLNWQQDPFGNYLARLVFPEKTNILQVAVDLVTDLKVINPFDFFVEEYAENFPFTYDKVLKKELAPYLKVKKPGKLLAPYLKTIDKTPRRTVEFLVALNAKIYSDVGYVIRMEPGIQTPEFTLSSRMGSCRDSAYLLVQILRNMGLAARFVSGYLIQLKADVKSLDGPSGAESDFTDLHAWAEVYIPGAGWVGLDPTSGLFTGEGHIPLAATPEPESAGPIYGFAEKAKAEFSFHMGVERVLETPRVTLPYQGEDWERIIRLGDSIDKRIRKNDIRLTIGGEPTFVSTENREAPEWNFDALGFEKYSKSEQLIKRLGKHFAPGGLLQYGQGKWYPGEPVPRWAMISYWRKDGEPIWNHPYLLADDRYTGSATTEDARRFISVLGSRLNIPSKSIHTAYEDNLYYLWQEANLPTETELMLDGLNTYDKMERERILRVIDSGIHREVGYTIPLDYDVFRSSWISDEWSFRRGKMFLIPGDSPIGLRLPLHSLGGKPYYPYPEDPSTPKPSLPKAKELGQSPFSSTNVSYSIGGIHTRTALCVEPRNGNIRVFLPPIQSLEGWLRLIYAIEQTALETDIPIVLEGYEAPHDPRLNRFKITPDPGVIEVNFHPSSSFGEIVEKTQVLYEEATQLRLTAEKFLIDGRHSGTGGGNHITLGGASVGDSPFLRKPSLLRSLVAYWQNHPGLSYLFSGMFIGPTSQSPRIDEARNDSLHELKIAFQQIDSNRHTPPWMLDRVLRNILIDITGNTHRTEISIDKLFDPGSPTGRLGLIEMRAFEMPPHYQMSVIQQAFMMAIICRFWEDPYYGSPINWNTELHDRFMLPYFVYRDFKEVIQDLQNSGFGFLSKDFDPFFEFRFPQYGICYLDGMEIELRMALEPWNVLGEENTAQGTSRGVDSATERVQVKVKGFHPERYRLSCNGYEVPLQPTSVQNEFVAGVRFKAWSPVFTLHPQIPAQQSLVFDVYDTWNHRALGGCTYHVSHPGGLSYQTIPINGYEAESRRISRFWTHGHKIGKSLPPIRLENKAFPSTLDLRMVTFK